Proteins from one Chitinophaga oryzae genomic window:
- a CDS encoding MmgE/PrpD family protein: protein MTQTEKIAEFALRFHYEDIPPEIRSRLKIHLLDAAASFIWAQFQETPRKMEAGIRQLYTTAQPLAADHAAQCYTAFIRYPDFMDNFLAKESTCHPSDNIGILLAACHLKEISGERFLSAMATAYAVECVLTQNYPVMIAGFDHTTLLAFSATAGAGRLMDLSAKALTHALGIAGCNINPIVTSRASYTTEWKGLASALVNAGCMNLVMMAKNGVSGPPELFEIPEKGYNAVHEQKLEHEWSAEDFQLLSRCILKTYNAEVHTQSVLELIQEMAEAHQLRAAEITEVNITTFLTAYHIVGNGEYGDRTKVYTKEQADHSLPYLAAVVLLDRQVYPPQLTEERIAQEDVQSLLQKVKIHTGFPLHKPVKVAGILDPYTAAYPDKVRCKVEITTIRGEQFTGEKEDYKGFFTRPLTYEDVKEKMVRLNKPYVSEEKINVVCDMIEQLESHTANELLAAMLQREV from the coding sequence ATGACACAGACAGAAAAGATCGCTGAATTTGCGCTCCGGTTTCATTATGAAGACATACCACCGGAAATACGGTCGCGCCTGAAAATTCATTTACTCGATGCAGCCGCTTCCTTTATCTGGGCACAGTTCCAGGAAACGCCCCGGAAGATGGAAGCGGGCATCAGGCAGTTATACACAACGGCTCAGCCGCTGGCGGCAGACCATGCGGCACAGTGCTATACAGCCTTCATCCGTTATCCTGATTTTATGGACAACTTCCTGGCGAAGGAGTCTACCTGTCACCCGAGTGACAATATCGGGATACTGCTGGCGGCATGCCACCTGAAAGAGATCTCCGGAGAAAGGTTTTTGTCCGCCATGGCAACGGCCTACGCGGTGGAATGTGTACTCACACAAAACTATCCGGTGATGATTGCCGGGTTCGACCATACCACCTTGCTGGCGTTCTCCGCCACAGCCGGCGCCGGCCGGCTGATGGACCTGTCCGCCAAAGCGCTGACCCATGCGCTGGGAATAGCGGGCTGTAACATCAATCCCATTGTTACTTCGCGGGCGTCTTATACCACCGAATGGAAGGGACTGGCATCTGCGCTGGTAAACGCCGGTTGTATGAACCTGGTCATGATGGCAAAAAACGGGGTCAGCGGTCCGCCGGAACTGTTTGAGATACCGGAAAAAGGATATAACGCCGTACACGAGCAAAAGCTGGAACATGAATGGAGTGCGGAAGACTTTCAGTTGCTCTCCCGCTGTATATTGAAGACGTATAACGCGGAAGTACATACGCAGTCGGTGCTGGAATTGATACAGGAAATGGCAGAAGCGCATCAGCTGCGGGCCGCAGAGATCACGGAAGTTAATATCACCACTTTCCTCACTGCGTATCATATTGTGGGCAACGGTGAATACGGCGACAGGACGAAAGTCTACACCAAAGAACAGGCAGATCACAGCCTGCCTTACCTGGCGGCTGTCGTATTGCTGGACAGGCAGGTGTATCCGCCCCAGCTGACGGAAGAGCGGATCGCACAGGAAGATGTACAATCGTTGTTGCAGAAAGTGAAAATACATACCGGTTTTCCCCTGCATAAGCCGGTGAAAGTGGCCGGTATCCTTGACCCTTATACAGCGGCCTATCCGGACAAAGTGCGTTGCAAAGTGGAGATCACCACGATCCGCGGAGAGCAGTTTACCGGGGAAAAAGAAGACTATAAAGGTTTTTTTACCCGTCCGCTGACATATGAAGACGTGAAGGAGAAAATGGTACGGTTGAACAAACCTTATGTTTCCGAAGAGAAAATCAACGTGGTGTGCGATATGATTGAACAGCTGGAAAGCCATACGGCCAATGAGTTGCTGGCTGCCATGTTGCAGCGTGAGGTTTAA
- a CDS encoding RagB/SusD family nutrient uptake outer membrane protein, with protein MKNIYHRLVLLGSLAAFSACEKDLKYTTYGNLADVVNTNEGAVATVNAAYTGLAGGADWQGGWDAGTYAWRTQAMMTTDEGICSWGGNWIPLRNLNYTPDFDWVTHNYGNYTSYISRIAIALGNLENLNIEAQLKQRYIAELKALRAHYAQLLYFNYGPFTIVTDPKIAADPNAPYLPRPTKDVVVAQIEKDYKEAAAVLPDKFTGMDYGRFSKAAALTGLMKLYMHEKKWADAVTTGQQLTQMGYSLMGNYEDNFNTASKGGNSPEMILAIVCSSSGGDQYTNMWLAHALPSDYKDSTGIPLTAWGGYKMPWTSYDKFDKKDKRLKVLLESYPVGKDPGGKVIYKNARTAGELGAIPVKFAPDPSRANSQNSAIDFPIYRYADVLLMLAESINEANGAPNQQAYDAINAVRRRAGLADLPIGLSKTQFLAKIQDERLFELWGEGWRKDDLIRWNLYIQRAVNDGSTTAQPYKVLLPLPRLVITQSGGVIKQNEGYN; from the coding sequence ATGAAAAACATATATCACCGACTCGTTTTGCTGGGCAGCCTCGCGGCTTTCAGCGCATGTGAAAAAGACCTGAAATATACCACCTACGGCAACCTCGCCGATGTAGTGAATACCAATGAAGGCGCCGTGGCCACCGTCAACGCCGCTTACACCGGCCTGGCCGGCGGCGCCGACTGGCAGGGCGGCTGGGATGCCGGCACCTACGCCTGGCGCACACAGGCCATGATGACCACCGACGAAGGCATCTGCTCCTGGGGCGGCAACTGGATACCGCTGCGTAACCTGAACTATACGCCCGACTTTGATTGGGTGACACACAACTACGGTAATTATACTTCCTATATTTCCCGTATCGCTATTGCACTGGGCAATCTCGAGAACCTGAACATCGAAGCCCAATTGAAACAGCGGTATATCGCCGAACTGAAGGCGCTGAGAGCCCACTATGCACAACTGCTGTATTTTAACTATGGTCCCTTCACCATCGTGACAGACCCTAAGATAGCAGCCGATCCCAATGCCCCTTACCTGCCCCGTCCGACCAAAGACGTAGTGGTGGCGCAGATCGAAAAAGACTATAAAGAAGCTGCTGCGGTATTGCCGGACAAGTTCACCGGTATGGATTACGGCCGCTTCTCCAAAGCCGCCGCCCTCACCGGCCTCATGAAACTATACATGCATGAGAAAAAATGGGCGGATGCAGTAACCACCGGTCAGCAACTGACACAGATGGGCTACTCCCTGATGGGCAACTACGAAGACAACTTCAACACCGCCAGCAAAGGCGGCAACTCTCCGGAGATGATCCTCGCCATCGTATGCTCTTCATCCGGCGGCGACCAGTACACCAATATGTGGCTGGCACACGCACTGCCCTCCGATTACAAAGACTCTACCGGCATCCCGCTGACAGCATGGGGCGGTTATAAAATGCCCTGGACCAGCTACGATAAATTCGATAAAAAGGATAAAAGGCTGAAAGTGCTGCTGGAGTCCTATCCTGTAGGGAAAGACCCCGGTGGAAAAGTGATCTATAAAAACGCCAGGACAGCGGGCGAACTGGGCGCTATCCCTGTGAAATTCGCTCCCGACCCGTCCCGCGCCAACTCACAGAACAGCGCGATCGACTTCCCTATCTATCGCTATGCCGACGTACTGCTGATGCTGGCAGAAAGCATCAACGAAGCTAACGGCGCTCCTAACCAGCAAGCTTACGACGCCATCAACGCCGTCAGGAGAAGAGCCGGGCTGGCAGACCTGCCCATAGGTCTCTCTAAAACCCAGTTCCTCGCCAAAATACAGGACGAACGCCTGTTTGAACTGTGGGGCGAAGGCTGGAGAAAAGATGACCTGATCCGCTGGAACCTCTATATCCAGCGCGCTGTCAACGATGGCTCCACTACCGCACAGCCTTATAAAGTGCTGCTGCCTTTACCCAGGCTGGTGATCACCCAAAGCGGCGGTGTCATCAAACAAAACGAAGGATATAACTAA
- a CDS encoding fibronectin type III domain-containing protein, with product MKRLFYLLFLTSTGLQAQDISAPANLRLTGTRSWIRVDWEDKASNEAGYHLYWSDSNHKPATPSATLPANSTRYYIQQVKGNTRYHVWVEAFDTRQHSKALTDAVLTTTQWSLDTAEARRLDIASSAAVPEGMALYWHDEFNDSLLDRNKWHTTYYSNIDFLKKDNLDNMRNGTLPEAAYTLNGHTINIFTNDSLPAKAYYPNGRKISSIQTYDWRTNENLLDNSRGGYYEVRVKRSFTGKPQGLNTAYWFDSPGPDLKYYLQEGTTLDGVTGIRPKGQVFEIDVFENIDAQFVLHGHVDDKGRFVHNLNTHIAKGFEHKDQWVTHGILWTPNSIKHYINNQLIKAYTDKHQIYSPNHVMNVFLGSYGGGGSVSMEVDYIRGYQWPLEGNNELPNPGFEANTSLLPWEGNGTLAPGRSGSHGLLLKAGQEMEQYVYLDNNSNYQLTYWQKGNSPLHAAVANMKLVTGDLQQAAAQTQSGNAGFTRQQLYFQTGKEYGGNMKTVRIYFKNTGQQDIILDDVTISKTGK from the coding sequence ATGAAGCGATTGTTTTATTTATTGTTTTTAACATCAACCGGTTTGCAGGCGCAGGATATATCCGCGCCTGCAAATCTCCGGCTGACGGGCACCCGCAGCTGGATCAGGGTTGACTGGGAGGATAAGGCCTCCAACGAAGCAGGCTACCACCTGTACTGGTCGGACAGTAACCACAAACCGGCCACACCTTCCGCCACGCTGCCCGCCAACAGCACCCGCTATTATATTCAGCAGGTGAAAGGCAACACCCGTTATCATGTATGGGTGGAAGCCTTCGACACACGGCAGCACAGCAAAGCGCTCACTGACGCCGTCCTCACCACCACACAGTGGTCGCTGGATACCGCCGAAGCCCGCCGGCTGGACATCGCCAGCTCCGCCGCCGTACCGGAAGGCATGGCCCTCTACTGGCATGATGAGTTCAACGACTCGCTGCTGGACCGCAACAAATGGCACACGACCTACTATTCCAATATTGACTTTCTGAAGAAAGACAACCTGGACAATATGCGCAACGGCACGCTTCCCGAAGCGGCCTATACGCTCAACGGCCATACCATCAACATTTTCACCAACGACTCCCTGCCGGCAAAAGCCTACTACCCTAACGGCCGGAAGATCTCTTCCATCCAGACATACGACTGGCGTACCAACGAAAACCTGCTGGACAACAGCCGTGGCGGATACTATGAGGTAAGGGTGAAACGCAGCTTCACCGGCAAGCCACAGGGACTGAACACCGCCTACTGGTTCGACTCGCCGGGGCCGGACCTGAAATACTACCTCCAGGAAGGCACCACGCTCGACGGCGTTACCGGCATCCGCCCGAAAGGACAGGTGTTCGAGATCGACGTATTCGAAAATATCGATGCACAGTTTGTACTGCATGGTCATGTGGATGATAAGGGCAGGTTCGTACACAACCTCAATACCCACATCGCCAAAGGCTTTGAGCACAAAGACCAGTGGGTCACCCACGGCATTCTCTGGACGCCCAACAGCATCAAACATTATATTAACAATCAACTGATAAAAGCTTACACCGACAAACACCAGATCTATTCCCCCAACCACGTGATGAACGTGTTCCTGGGCTCCTATGGCGGCGGTGGCTCTGTAAGCATGGAGGTAGATTATATCCGCGGTTATCAATGGCCGCTGGAAGGCAACAACGAACTGCCGAATCCCGGTTTTGAAGCCAACACCAGCCTGCTGCCCTGGGAAGGCAACGGCACGCTGGCGCCCGGCCGCAGTGGTAGCCATGGCCTGTTACTGAAGGCTGGTCAGGAAATGGAACAATATGTGTACCTGGACAATAACAGCAACTACCAGTTGACCTACTGGCAGAAAGGTAACAGCCCGCTGCACGCTGCAGTGGCCAATATGAAGCTGGTCACCGGCGACCTGCAACAGGCGGCGGCGCAGACACAAAGCGGCAACGCCGGTTTCACCCGCCAGCAGCTTTATTTTCAGACCGGTAAAGAATATGGCGGCAATATGAAAACCGTGCGCATTTACTTTAAAAACACCGGTCAGCAGGATATCATTCTCGATGATGTGACCATCAGCAAGACAGGCAAATAA
- a CDS encoding CsbD family protein, translated as MDTQNNSFLLKVKGNWNELKGKIKQQYADLTDDDLLYVEGKEDELLGRIQQKTGKTKEEVKSWIDKL; from the coding sequence ATGGACACTCAAAACAACAGCTTTCTCCTGAAGGTAAAAGGCAACTGGAATGAATTAAAAGGTAAGATCAAACAACAATACGCAGATCTTACGGACGACGACCTGCTCTATGTGGAAGGTAAGGAAGACGAGCTGCTGGGGCGCATTCAGCAGAAAACAGGCAAAACAAAAGAAGAGGTGAAATCGTGGATCGATAAATTATAG
- a CDS encoding GNAT family N-acetyltransferase — MNFSIQPQLENERAILYPLQPNDFEALYEVASDPLVWEQHPNKTRWQRPVFETYFDGAMKSGGAFRIVDKATGKTAGSSRFYDYNPEDNSILIGYTFYSRECWGTGLNPSVKDLMLSYIFQYVDKVIFHVGAVNTRSRIAITRLGARKVKEEEVAYFGEPSRLNCIYEINKTDWPAQHA; from the coding sequence ATGAACTTTTCTATACAACCTCAACTGGAAAACGAACGGGCCATCCTTTATCCCCTGCAGCCAAATGATTTTGAAGCGTTGTATGAAGTGGCGTCCGATCCGCTGGTATGGGAGCAGCATCCCAATAAAACCCGCTGGCAACGGCCGGTATTTGAGACCTACTTCGACGGCGCCATGAAAAGCGGCGGCGCTTTCCGCATCGTGGACAAAGCCACCGGTAAAACAGCTGGCAGCAGCCGTTTCTACGATTACAACCCGGAAGACAACAGCATCCTGATCGGTTATACTTTCTATAGCCGCGAATGCTGGGGCACCGGACTGAATCCTTCGGTAAAAGACCTGATGCTGTCGTATATTTTTCAATATGTGGACAAGGTCATTTTTCATGTGGGCGCTGTCAACACCCGCTCCCGGATAGCCATCACACGGCTGGGCGCCCGCAAGGTGAAGGAAGAAGAAGTGGCTTACTTCGGCGAGCCTTCCCGCCTGAATTGTATTTATGAAATAAATAAGACAGACTGGCCGGCACAGCATGCCTGA
- a CDS encoding hotdog fold thioesterase, translating into MNATNIWHTVVTIAELNEKGKSTMNEHLGMEFTGIGDNYLRIRMPVDHRTVQTYGILHGGASVALAETVGSIASTLVIDPSTDVCVGMEINANHVRSAREGYVHGTATPIHLGRRSHIWEIRITDDQQRLICICRHTVAVLDKASFLSGSDRGQG; encoded by the coding sequence ATGAACGCGACAAACATCTGGCATACGGTAGTTACTATTGCCGAACTGAATGAGAAAGGAAAATCCACGATGAATGAACATCTCGGTATGGAATTCACCGGCATCGGCGATAACTATCTGCGTATACGCATGCCTGTTGACCACCGCACCGTGCAGACTTACGGCATACTCCATGGCGGCGCGTCCGTAGCGCTGGCTGAAACAGTGGGCAGCATCGCCTCTACCCTCGTGATCGACCCCTCCACCGATGTCTGCGTAGGCATGGAGATCAACGCCAACCATGTCCGCAGCGCACGCGAAGGATATGTGCACGGCACTGCCACGCCCATACACCTGGGCCGCCGCAGCCACATCTGGGAAATCAGGATCACTGACGACCAGCAACGGCTGATCTGCATCTGCCGGCATACCGTGGCCGTATTGGACAAAGCCTCGTTTCTGTCCGGCTCAGACCGCGGACAAGGATAA
- a CDS encoding DinB family protein — MKPLKLLLATGITVCLSLQMYAQQINAKMIKEWERAKEYTKEYLDAMPEGSYGLKPTPEMRSFAGQMLHLAEANFGFATFASGATMQGKPGDLEKSGDTSKQSVTKTVMDSYDFVIDKLKNMKDAQMPEPIKLFGRFDMSREAAFEKAFEHQTHHRGQTTVYIRLAGAKPPQEKLF; from the coding sequence ATGAAACCTCTCAAATTACTTCTCGCCACCGGCATCACCGTATGCCTGTCGCTGCAAATGTATGCGCAGCAAATCAACGCTAAAATGATCAAAGAATGGGAAAGGGCAAAGGAATACACTAAAGAGTACCTGGATGCCATGCCCGAGGGCTCTTATGGCCTGAAACCTACGCCTGAAATGCGTTCCTTCGCCGGACAGATGCTGCATCTTGCAGAAGCCAATTTCGGATTTGCCACTTTCGCCAGCGGCGCCACCATGCAGGGAAAACCGGGCGACCTGGAAAAGTCCGGCGACACTTCCAAACAATCGGTGACCAAAACCGTGATGGACAGCTACGACTTTGTCATCGACAAGCTCAAAAACATGAAAGACGCGCAAATGCCGGAGCCGATCAAACTGTTTGGCCGCTTTGACATGAGCCGCGAGGCCGCTTTTGAAAAAGCGTTTGAGCATCAGACGCACCACCGCGGCCAAACCACCGTGTATATCCGGCTGGCCGGCGCCAAGCCGCCACAGGAGAAGCTTTTCTAA